Proteins from a single region of Amycolatopsis sp. CA-230715:
- a CDS encoding alkaline phosphatase family protein, with the protein MPELSRRKMLGATGGVLGGAAAMSLLPPNLRRAMAQAPREPGPLSEIKHVVVLMQENRSFDHYFGTMPGVRGFEDPDMAKLPNGKSVLYQPDEKNPAGYLLPFHLDTKTTSAQAIPSTSHAWKVQHSAWHNGKMDNWLPAHRAADGDEHGPYTMGYYTREDIPFQFALAESFTICDRYHCSLLGPTWPNRLYHWTGTIDPAGTGGGPITSNVVKEPYRWTTYPERLTKAGVSWHVYQEEDDYGCNPLEFFAAYQDARPDSPLYQHGLTISPADRFAYDALHDRLPTVSWIIPTSPQCEHPDYLPASGADFVAQQLDAVAANPEVWNKTVFILNYDENDGLFDHMIPPTPPKGTKDEFVDGVPIGAGIRVPCVIVSPWTQGGFVAREPFDHTSVLQFLEKITGVREPNISAWRRATFGDLTSALGLDGHRPFPKLPETKDALWQAEHDVATLPPAKIPGKDQKPPTQGHTAAKARPATAATALSGSRAQTTSRVVESATTHRADFPDGFGDTSFPGVPAAVAGADVTATKRVYACGIVNYTISVIDAAKHKLVGGIDVGTNPYGMVKAGNRLYVTNSGASDVSVVDTKTNKITGSITVGLYPHGIAATPDGKHVFVANTGPDTGQGGSKTVSVLDTAAGKVSATIEAGLAPHAVAVSPDGKTLYATCFDGLSVVDIETGKVRTRLADQARAGGVAVTPDGRQVYVVNTWERTVSVLDTRTAAVIARVPVGEAPWKVAISTDGHAAYVTNANADTVSVIDTGSRRVRGTVAAVGHIPTGITAGKDEVWLTTNASSTVVAIDAKSLKIVARVPLGLSAEPSDVVLVGS; encoded by the coding sequence ATGCCCGAATTATCCCGGCGCAAGATGCTCGGTGCGACCGGTGGCGTGCTCGGCGGCGCCGCGGCGATGAGCCTGCTGCCGCCGAACCTGCGCCGCGCGATGGCGCAGGCCCCGCGCGAACCCGGTCCGCTGAGCGAGATCAAGCACGTCGTTGTGCTGATGCAGGAAAACCGGTCGTTCGACCACTACTTCGGGACCATGCCCGGGGTGCGCGGGTTCGAAGATCCGGACATGGCGAAGCTGCCGAACGGGAAATCGGTGCTGTACCAGCCGGACGAGAAGAACCCGGCCGGCTACCTGCTTCCGTTCCACCTGGACACGAAGACCACCAGCGCGCAGGCGATCCCGTCCACCAGCCACGCGTGGAAGGTTCAGCATTCGGCGTGGCACAACGGGAAGATGGACAACTGGCTGCCGGCGCACCGCGCGGCGGACGGTGACGAGCACGGCCCTTACACGATGGGCTACTACACGCGCGAGGACATCCCGTTCCAGTTCGCGCTCGCCGAATCTTTCACTATCTGCGACCGCTACCACTGTTCCCTGCTCGGGCCGACCTGGCCGAACCGGCTCTACCACTGGACCGGCACGATCGACCCGGCTGGCACCGGGGGCGGCCCGATCACCAGCAACGTGGTGAAGGAGCCCTACCGCTGGACGACCTACCCGGAGCGGCTGACCAAGGCGGGCGTGTCCTGGCACGTGTACCAGGAGGAGGACGACTACGGCTGCAACCCGCTGGAGTTCTTCGCCGCATACCAGGACGCGCGCCCGGATTCGCCGCTGTACCAGCATGGGCTGACGATCTCACCGGCGGACCGGTTCGCCTACGACGCGCTGCACGACCGGCTTCCCACGGTCTCGTGGATCATCCCGACCTCGCCGCAGTGCGAGCACCCCGACTACCTTCCCGCTTCCGGTGCCGATTTCGTCGCACAGCAGCTCGACGCGGTCGCGGCGAACCCGGAGGTGTGGAACAAGACCGTCTTCATCCTGAACTACGACGAGAACGACGGACTGTTCGACCACATGATCCCGCCGACGCCGCCGAAGGGGACGAAGGACGAGTTCGTCGACGGGGTTCCGATCGGCGCCGGGATCAGGGTGCCGTGCGTCATCGTGTCGCCGTGGACGCAGGGCGGTTTCGTCGCGCGGGAACCGTTCGATCACACTTCGGTGCTCCAGTTCCTGGAGAAGATCACCGGTGTGCGCGAACCGAACATCTCCGCGTGGCGCCGCGCCACCTTCGGCGATCTGACCTCGGCGCTCGGTCTCGACGGCCACCGCCCGTTCCCGAAGCTGCCGGAGACCAAGGACGCGCTGTGGCAGGCGGAGCACGACGTCGCGACCCTTCCGCCGGCCAAGATCCCCGGCAAGGACCAGAAACCTCCGACGCAGGGCCACACCGCCGCGAAGGCGCGTCCCGCCACCGCCGCCACGGCGTTGAGCGGATCGAGGGCGCAGACGACGAGCCGCGTGGTCGAAAGCGCGACGACGCATCGCGCCGATTTCCCCGACGGGTTCGGCGACACGAGCTTCCCCGGCGTGCCCGCGGCCGTCGCCGGTGCCGACGTGACCGCGACGAAGCGGGTGTACGCGTGCGGGATCGTGAACTACACGATCTCCGTCATCGACGCGGCGAAGCACAAGCTGGTCGGCGGTATCGACGTGGGGACGAACCCGTACGGCATGGTCAAGGCGGGGAACCGGTTGTACGTGACCAACTCCGGGGCGAGCGATGTGTCCGTTGTGGACACGAAGACCAACAAGATCACGGGCTCGATCACGGTGGGCCTCTACCCGCACGGTATCGCCGCCACGCCGGACGGCAAGCACGTCTTCGTCGCGAACACCGGGCCGGACACCGGGCAGGGCGGGTCCAAGACGGTCTCCGTGCTCGACACGGCGGCGGGCAAGGTATCCGCGACTATCGAAGCGGGGCTCGCCCCGCACGCCGTCGCGGTCAGCCCCGACGGCAAGACCCTCTACGCCACCTGTTTCGACGGTCTGTCCGTTGTGGACATCGAGACGGGCAAGGTGCGTACCAGGCTCGCCGACCAGGCACGGGCGGGCGGCGTCGCGGTGACACCGGACGGGCGCCAGGTCTACGTCGTGAATACCTGGGAGCGCACGGTTTCCGTGCTCGACACGCGCACGGCCGCGGTGATCGCGCGCGTCCCGGTGGGGGAGGCGCCGTGGAAGGTCGCGATCAGTACTGACGGGCACGCCGCGTACGTCACGAACGCCAACGCCGACACCGTGTCGGTGATCGACACCGGGAGCAGGCGCGTCCGGGGCACCGTGGCGGCCGTCGGGCACATCCCGACCGGGATCACCGCGGGCAAGGACGAGGTGTGGCTGACCACCAACGCCTCCAGCACGGTGGTCGCGATCGACGCGAAGAGCCTCAAGATCGTCGCGCGCGTACCGCTCGGCCTCTCCGCCGAGCCGAGCGACGTCGTGCTGGTGGGCTCGTAA
- a CDS encoding acyl-CoA dehydrogenase family protein produces MTGRAAREPGLTELLAEVDGLLGEGADQWDMDGRLPEELLRELGARGVLCGQVAAAQGGLALTSLDNGRLTAHVGTRCGSVRSVMTSQGMAAWTIQRLADTGQTAELLPQLVGGRLAAVAFSERGAGSDLSAMDTTIEVDGDSVVLNGNKVWVTAAAYADQLVVFGRCAGGGAAVLVPTSAAGVEVDRIANPMGCRAAGHANVGFSDVRLPGTSVLGGTTGLPMPLLVTTALAYGRFSVAWGCAGILSACREAAARHAGARSQFGKPLIAHQLVAGHIAELYVAEQTVLRACERASACWDANSPELVMAVVLAKYVGATNASKGAALAAQVLASAGALDGHVVARAYRDAKLMEIIEGSNELCQLLLAQHAAAMPS; encoded by the coding sequence ATGACCGGCCGGGCGGCGCGCGAGCCGGGGTTGACAGAGTTGCTCGCCGAGGTCGACGGGCTCCTCGGCGAGGGAGCGGATCAGTGGGACATGGACGGTCGCCTCCCCGAGGAGTTGCTTCGCGAACTAGGCGCCCGCGGTGTGCTGTGCGGTCAGGTGGCTGCGGCGCAGGGTGGTCTCGCTTTGACCAGCCTCGACAACGGTCGCCTGACCGCGCACGTGGGCACCCGGTGCGGTTCGGTGCGCAGTGTGATGACTTCCCAAGGCATGGCGGCGTGGACCATCCAGCGCCTGGCTGACACCGGTCAGACCGCCGAGCTGTTGCCGCAGCTCGTCGGCGGAAGGCTGGCAGCGGTCGCCTTCAGCGAGCGCGGGGCAGGCTCCGATCTGTCCGCAATGGACACCACGATCGAAGTGGACGGCGATTCCGTCGTGCTCAACGGGAACAAGGTGTGGGTCACCGCGGCGGCGTACGCGGACCAGCTCGTGGTCTTCGGGCGCTGCGCCGGCGGTGGCGCCGCGGTGCTCGTGCCCACTTCCGCCGCCGGGGTCGAGGTGGACAGGATCGCCAATCCGATGGGATGCCGTGCGGCAGGCCACGCCAACGTCGGGTTCAGCGACGTGCGCCTGCCGGGCACGAGTGTGCTGGGCGGCACCACCGGGCTGCCGATGCCCTTGCTGGTCACGACCGCGCTGGCGTACGGGCGGTTCTCCGTGGCTTGGGGCTGCGCGGGCATTCTCAGCGCGTGCCGGGAAGCGGCCGCGCGACATGCCGGGGCCCGGTCCCAGTTCGGCAAACCGCTCATCGCCCACCAACTGGTGGCAGGGCACATCGCGGAGCTCTACGTCGCGGAGCAGACGGTGTTGCGAGCTTGCGAGCGCGCGAGTGCTTGCTGGGACGCGAATTCTCCGGAGCTGGTGATGGCGGTCGTGCTCGCGAAGTACGTCGGTGCGACCAACGCGAGCAAGGGCGCCGCTCTCGCCGCGCAGGTTCTCGCGTCCGCCGGTGCACTCGACGGCCACGTGGTGGCACGTGCGTACCGGGACGCGAAACTGATGGAGATCATCGAGGGCAGCAACGAACTCTGTCAGCTGTTACTCGCGCAGCACGCGGCCGCGATGCCGTCGTAA
- a CDS encoding cytochrome P450 — MNPENVPNYPFEPAVALAPPAEWGELRARCPVAKVRLPSGDIAGLVTGYEDAREVMGYPRFIPEAAAESVEGPARRADTDDGGVFKQHREDGVDLANTERLLRWRRLLAAALMDRRMEAWHAPVQRMVDELVDTMVADGSPADLMAAVGIPLPAQVVCTLLGIPLSEQDKIVRWSDINSLLTKFGQEEVDRVRVEMYEYMSGLVEQKLAKPGEDVYSRLIELSESADEGLNRMELVYTGIGLVIAAYENTSQMIGKMMAMLLADRQHFEAVVADPDTIPGTVDETIRLDTNVGVGMLRLITEDIEVGGEPVGAGTTLVVNPGLVNRDERRFADPDVLDPHRNSGTLINFGTGRHTCLGQTLARIELQTVLGTLARRLPTLTLRDSPDELPLCTGLTSAGFANLWVTW, encoded by the coding sequence ATGAATCCTGAAAACGTGCCGAACTACCCGTTCGAGCCGGCCGTCGCGTTGGCACCACCGGCGGAATGGGGCGAGCTCCGAGCCCGGTGCCCGGTCGCCAAGGTGCGTTTGCCGAGTGGCGACATCGCGGGCCTGGTGACCGGTTACGAGGATGCCCGCGAGGTGATGGGCTACCCGAGGTTCATACCCGAGGCCGCGGCCGAATCCGTCGAAGGCCCGGCGCGCAGGGCGGACACCGACGACGGCGGGGTCTTCAAACAGCACCGGGAAGACGGTGTCGACCTCGCCAACACCGAGCGGTTGTTGCGCTGGCGGCGTTTGCTAGCCGCCGCGTTGATGGACCGCAGGATGGAGGCCTGGCACGCGCCGGTCCAGCGGATGGTCGACGAGTTGGTGGACACGATGGTCGCCGACGGCTCTCCCGCCGATCTGATGGCGGCAGTGGGGATTCCCCTGCCCGCCCAGGTGGTGTGCACGCTGCTTGGCATACCGCTGTCCGAACAGGACAAGATCGTCAGGTGGTCGGACATCAATTCCCTCCTGACGAAATTCGGTCAGGAGGAGGTCGACCGGGTCCGGGTGGAAATGTACGAGTACATGTCCGGCCTGGTCGAGCAGAAGCTCGCGAAACCGGGCGAGGACGTGTATTCCAGGCTCATCGAGCTGTCCGAGAGCGCGGACGAAGGCCTCAACCGGATGGAGCTCGTCTACACGGGCATCGGCCTGGTGATAGCGGCATACGAGAACACTTCGCAGATGATCGGGAAAATGATGGCGATGCTGCTGGCGGACCGGCAGCACTTCGAAGCGGTGGTCGCCGATCCCGACACGATCCCGGGCACCGTGGACGAAACGATCCGTCTCGACACCAACGTCGGGGTCGGGATGCTCCGCCTGATCACCGAGGACATCGAAGTGGGTGGCGAGCCGGTCGGCGCGGGCACCACGCTGGTCGTCAACCCCGGCCTGGTCAACCGGGACGAGCGCAGGTTCGCCGACCCGGACGTGCTGGATCCGCACCGGAACAGCGGCACCCTCATCAACTTCGGTACCGGCAGGCACACCTGCCTGGGGCAGACGCTGGCACGGATCGAACTCCAGACCGTTCTCGGCACCCTCGCCCGCAGACTGCCTACCTTGACCCTGCGCGACTCTCCGGACGAACTCCCGTTGTGCACGGGATTGACCAGCGCCGGGTTCGCCAATCTGTGGGTGACGTGGTGA
- a CDS encoding 3-hydroxyacyl-CoA dehydrogenase family protein: MNEQWHERIAVVGAGVMGSGIATLAIGHGVSVVLVDVDEVALETGRRRIAQQSRHAQLMGALPEGTTPGSLVTTTDLSGVDGASAVIEAVTESPEVKAAVLGEVSGVVGPGVPLVSNTSGIPIGELAGSVPVPRDLVGTHFMNPSYLITMVEVSRGPKTSDVTVDALLDLLATLRRRAVIVRDAPGFVTSRLLHPMINKAANLVGEGIAAAEEVDQLMQGCLGHRTGPLRTGDLIGLDNLVDSLLALHERTGDEACRPCDLLLAKVRDGELGRKTGRGFYRYEEAMF; encoded by the coding sequence ATGAACGAGCAGTGGCACGAGCGGATCGCTGTCGTCGGCGCCGGGGTGATGGGATCGGGCATCGCCACCCTGGCGATCGGGCACGGCGTATCCGTCGTCCTGGTCGACGTCGACGAGGTGGCGCTCGAAACCGGCCGTCGCCGGATCGCCCAGCAGTCGCGGCACGCGCAGCTCATGGGCGCTTTGCCCGAGGGCACGACGCCCGGGAGCCTCGTCACCACGACCGACCTGTCCGGAGTGGACGGTGCGTCCGCGGTGATCGAAGCGGTGACCGAGTCGCCTGAGGTCAAGGCGGCGGTGCTCGGCGAGGTGTCGGGTGTGGTCGGTCCGGGGGTGCCTTTGGTCTCCAACACCTCGGGCATCCCGATCGGTGAGTTGGCCGGTTCCGTGCCGGTGCCGCGGGATCTGGTCGGCACGCATTTCATGAATCCGTCGTACCTGATCACGATGGTCGAAGTGAGCAGGGGCCCGAAGACCTCCGATGTGACGGTGGACGCGTTGCTCGACTTGCTCGCGACCTTGCGCAGGCGGGCCGTGATCGTGCGGGACGCGCCCGGTTTCGTGACCAGCAGGCTGCTGCACCCGATGATCAACAAGGCGGCGAACCTCGTCGGCGAAGGCATCGCCGCGGCCGAGGAGGTCGACCAGTTGATGCAGGGGTGCCTCGGGCACCGCACCGGTCCGCTGCGCACCGGCGATCTGATCGGGCTGGACAACCTGGTCGACTCGTTGCTCGCACTGCACGAACGGACCGGTGACGAGGCCTGCCGTCCTTGCGATCTCCTCCTGGCGAAGGTGCGCGATGGTGAGCTCGGGCGCAAGACCGGTCGCGGCTTCTACCGCTACGAGGAGGCGATGTTCTGA
- a CDS encoding dTDP-4-dehydrorhamnose 3,5-epimerase family protein, translated as MDIRPLNVLDAYQVTPVQAADRRGAFFESVRFSALSQVVGHPVRISQVNFSVSRKNTLRGIHGTALPPGQAKFVTCVRGAVLDAVVDLRVGSPTFGQYAVVPLDEESGAAVYIADGLGHAFLARTDGARMAYFCSTEYTPAAVLEIDALDPDIGLPWGLSEEPIRSAKDLKAPPLADLADRRLLPTYAEFQRAYRSSRVEETSVELPALGMSTPPPAP; from the coding sequence ATGGACATCCGTCCGTTGAATGTGCTCGACGCGTACCAGGTGACCCCGGTCCAAGCGGCCGACCGGCGCGGGGCGTTTTTCGAGTCCGTCCGCTTCAGCGCGCTTTCCCAAGTGGTCGGACACCCGGTGCGGATCAGCCAGGTGAATTTCTCGGTGTCCAGGAAGAACACGCTACGCGGCATTCACGGCACCGCACTGCCGCCGGGGCAGGCGAAGTTCGTGACCTGCGTGCGCGGCGCGGTGCTGGACGCAGTGGTAGACCTGCGAGTGGGTTCGCCGACCTTCGGCCAATACGCGGTCGTGCCGCTGGACGAGGAGTCGGGAGCCGCGGTCTACATAGCCGACGGCCTCGGTCACGCGTTCCTCGCGCGCACGGACGGCGCCCGGATGGCCTATTTCTGCTCGACCGAGTACACGCCGGCGGCCGTGCTCGAAATCGACGCGCTGGACCCCGACATCGGTTTGCCCTGGGGCCTGAGCGAGGAACCGATCCGGTCCGCGAAAGACCTCAAGGCGCCCCCTCTGGCGGATCTCGCCGACCGGCGGCTCCTGCCCACCTACGCCGAGTTCCAACGCGCGTACCGGTCCTCGCGCGTCGAGGAAACGTCGGTCGAACTGCCCGCGCTCGGCATGTCCACACCTCCACCGGCACCGTGA
- a CDS encoding methyltransferase yields MTESIYSLTKAQERLLPLLNGAMITQVVAVAVRLELANAIAEEGTHVDVLAEGCDLPPARLTRLMRALVGLGLCTEPEPGRFGLTEVGSLLRTDNPDSLRDYAKLIVAPTTHEYWAQLETSLRTGRAGVELVTGKSVFEVIADDPEVAATFNEGMGYVTKETAKLLPEYYDFSRFRTVADIGGRGGILISTVLAACPHLKGILFDTVEGISQANKIVGAAGVSRRCTITSGSFFDAVPAGAELYMIKSVLHDWDDDDAITILRRCREVIPADGRLLIIDPVLTATSASANFAMHPYLVDLHQLIVAGGKERTRAEWEHLCAEAQFELLEVRTLPAHLDVSLIEAKPA; encoded by the coding sequence GTGACCGAGTCCATCTATTCCTTGACCAAGGCGCAGGAACGACTGCTCCCCCTGTTGAACGGCGCGATGATCACCCAGGTGGTGGCGGTGGCCGTGCGGCTGGAGCTGGCCAACGCGATCGCCGAGGAGGGGACCCATGTGGACGTCCTCGCCGAGGGATGCGACCTTCCGCCGGCGAGACTGACCCGGCTGATGCGCGCGCTGGTCGGGCTCGGTCTGTGCACCGAGCCCGAGCCAGGGCGCTTCGGGCTCACCGAGGTCGGTTCGCTGTTGCGCACCGACAACCCCGATTCGTTGCGCGACTACGCGAAGCTCATCGTCGCCCCGACGACGCACGAGTACTGGGCCCAGCTCGAAACCAGCCTCCGCACCGGCCGCGCCGGCGTGGAGCTGGTCACCGGCAAGTCGGTGTTCGAGGTGATCGCGGACGACCCCGAGGTGGCGGCCACGTTCAACGAGGGCATGGGCTACGTCACCAAGGAGACCGCCAAGCTCCTCCCCGAGTACTACGACTTCAGCCGATTCCGCACGGTGGCCGATATCGGCGGGCGCGGCGGCATCCTGATCTCCACCGTCCTCGCCGCCTGCCCTCACCTGAAGGGCATCCTGTTCGACACCGTCGAAGGCATCTCCCAAGCGAACAAGATCGTGGGAGCCGCTGGTGTCTCCAGGCGCTGCACGATCACCTCGGGCAGTTTCTTCGACGCGGTGCCTGCCGGCGCCGAGCTGTACATGATCAAGAGCGTGCTCCACGACTGGGACGACGATGACGCCATCACCATTCTGCGCCGCTGCCGCGAGGTGATACCCGCCGACGGCCGGTTGTTGATCATCGACCCGGTCTTGACGGCCACCTCGGCTTCCGCCAATTTCGCGATGCACCCCTACCTCGTCGACCTGCACCAGCTCATTGTCGCCGGTGGCAAGGAACGCACGCGTGCCGAATGGGAACACTTGTGCGCGGAGGCGCAATTCGAGCTGCTCGAAGTCAGGACGCTGCCGGCGCACCTCGATGTCAGCCTGATCGAGGCGAAACCGGCCTGA
- a CDS encoding NDP-hexose 2,3-dehydratase family protein, whose translation MSIHLPADRPDTGEDLDTAFRFLVSASAADSPVTPLAEFHRWFAERTERMSQVEVDRIPFADMAGWRFQFDTGNLVHESGRFFTIEGLRVRTDRSWVSTWTQPIIVQPEVGILGILVKEFDGVLHCLVQAKVEPGNVNLVEVSPTVQATRSNYTRVHNGAEVPYLDLFRNRRGARVLVDVLQSEQGSWFLHKRNRNMVLEVFEDVPHHEDFQWLTLGQIRQLLRLPHVINMDTRTVLSCVPTTFSGRAPEPTGSGFTADVRRSMSVRARPLHSMREVLSWLTDVRTRRELVQQRVPLHCAAESGWLRTKDEIAHPDGKFFTVVAVDVRSAGREIASWSQPLVAPNESGLLAFLAKRINGVLHVLVQARVDAGSLNVAEMAPTVHCQPGNYADVPEEHRPRYLDEVLAAPASRIRYDAMQSEEGGRFYHAKNRYLVIDAPDGFPDAAPPDYLWMTLNQLSSLLLHSNYLNVELRSLLACIQAV comes from the coding sequence ATGAGCATCCATCTGCCTGCCGACCGGCCGGACACCGGCGAGGACCTGGACACCGCGTTCCGCTTCCTGGTCTCGGCCAGCGCCGCCGACAGTCCGGTGACCCCGCTGGCCGAGTTCCACCGGTGGTTCGCCGAGCGGACCGAGCGGATGAGCCAGGTCGAGGTCGACCGGATCCCGTTCGCGGACATGGCGGGCTGGCGGTTCCAGTTCGACACCGGCAACCTCGTGCACGAGTCCGGCCGCTTCTTCACCATCGAGGGACTGCGAGTGCGCACCGATCGCTCCTGGGTGAGCACGTGGACCCAGCCGATCATCGTGCAGCCGGAGGTCGGGATACTCGGCATTCTGGTCAAGGAGTTCGACGGGGTACTGCACTGCCTGGTGCAAGCCAAGGTGGAGCCGGGCAACGTGAACCTCGTCGAGGTGTCCCCGACCGTGCAGGCCACCCGCAGCAACTACACCAGGGTGCACAACGGGGCCGAGGTCCCCTATCTCGACCTCTTCCGCAACCGGCGCGGCGCACGAGTGCTGGTCGACGTGCTCCAATCCGAGCAGGGCTCGTGGTTTCTGCACAAGCGCAACCGGAACATGGTGCTCGAGGTCTTCGAGGACGTGCCGCACCACGAGGACTTCCAATGGCTCACGCTCGGTCAGATCCGCCAGCTGCTGCGGTTGCCCCACGTGATCAACATGGACACCAGGACGGTGCTTTCGTGCGTGCCGACCACCTTTTCCGGACGCGCACCGGAACCGACCGGCTCCGGCTTCACCGCCGACGTCCGCCGGTCGATGTCCGTGCGGGCGCGCCCGCTGCACAGCATGCGAGAGGTGCTCAGCTGGCTCACCGACGTGCGGACCCGCCGGGAACTGGTGCAGCAGCGCGTCCCGTTGCACTGCGCCGCCGAAAGCGGCTGGCTGCGCACCAAGGACGAGATCGCCCATCCTGATGGCAAGTTCTTCACCGTCGTCGCGGTGGACGTCCGGTCGGCGGGCAGGGAGATCGCTTCCTGGTCCCAACCGCTGGTGGCGCCGAACGAGTCCGGGCTGCTCGCGTTCCTCGCCAAGCGGATCAACGGTGTGCTGCACGTTCTGGTACAGGCCAGGGTCGACGCGGGCTCCCTGAACGTCGCGGAGATGGCGCCCACCGTGCACTGTCAACCGGGGAACTACGCCGACGTGCCGGAGGAGCACCGGCCGCGGTACCTCGACGAGGTGCTCGCCGCGCCGGCGTCTCGCATCCGCTACGACGCCATGCAGTCCGAGGAGGGAGGGCGTTTCTACCACGCCAAGAACAGGTACCTCGTGATCGACGCACCGGACGGCTTCCCCGACGCGGCCCCGCCGGACTACCTCTGGATGACGCTCAACCAGCTGTCGAGCCTGCTCCTGCACAGCAACTACCTCAACGTCGAACTGCGCAGCCTGCTGGCCTGCATCCAAGCGGTGTGA
- a CDS encoding acyltransferase, whose amino-acid sequence MDSATRVIKAGRASGAVVRCGLIDSMTIDMAVVATFFYDRTLDVDRLADGLSRALDLVPVFGGRIRGDTASAEIVCSDSGVPMTVTEVDRTLADTITLAGAFGYPSEPTGAGELPLLAIRVSRLADGGTVVGCSWNHTVGDTHSFMLLMRAWSACVDGGEIPAVDIVDDRDAFLDRVLPPQGDVAADYTEIGPGDAEGIMRRLSSSAAQPTETVQLAFTEAEVARLRDALRVKAGRWLSASDAVSAHVLTSLAGLEDPPKARDLTVPVNIRRPLGLSASVIGNLLGKIELPYAPDISPERLAASLRGAIEGYPVSHLNLRANLEFLAKPDRRFLQTFVPTAVLSERPSTVLTNWAGFGAYDITFDGNRPRFFSPRGDMAFPWMGLLSEGPDRAGLICTIGVPEYLAARLRTPGAGAAMHRYRADHDAVSPLVPHAL is encoded by the coding sequence ATGGACTCGGCGACGCGCGTGATCAAAGCAGGCAGGGCTTCCGGTGCGGTCGTCCGATGTGGACTGATCGACTCGATGACCATCGACATGGCCGTGGTCGCCACCTTCTTCTACGACCGGACGCTCGATGTGGACCGGCTCGCCGACGGGCTTTCCCGCGCACTGGACCTGGTTCCCGTATTCGGTGGCCGCATACGCGGCGACACCGCTTCGGCGGAGATCGTGTGTTCGGACTCCGGCGTGCCGATGACGGTGACCGAGGTGGACCGGACGCTGGCGGACACGATCACCCTTGCCGGTGCGTTCGGGTATCCGTCGGAGCCGACCGGCGCCGGGGAACTGCCGTTGCTGGCGATCAGGGTGAGCCGGTTGGCCGACGGCGGGACCGTGGTGGGGTGTTCGTGGAACCACACCGTTGGCGACACCCACAGCTTCATGTTGTTGATGCGGGCGTGGTCGGCTTGCGTCGATGGCGGGGAGATCCCGGCCGTCGACATCGTCGACGACCGAGATGCGTTCTTGGATCGGGTGCTTCCTCCGCAGGGCGACGTCGCCGCGGACTACACGGAGATCGGTCCGGGAGACGCCGAGGGAATCATGCGGCGGCTCAGTTCCTCCGCGGCGCAGCCGACGGAGACCGTTCAACTCGCCTTCACCGAGGCGGAGGTGGCACGCCTGCGCGACGCCCTCCGCGTCAAGGCGGGACGCTGGCTGTCCGCTAGCGACGCGGTGAGCGCGCACGTGCTGACTTCGCTCGCCGGGCTGGAAGATCCGCCGAAGGCGCGGGACCTGACTGTGCCGGTCAACATCCGCCGTCCGCTGGGGCTGTCCGCTTCGGTGATCGGGAACCTGCTGGGGAAGATCGAACTGCCGTACGCTCCGGACATCTCGCCGGAGCGGTTGGCCGCCTCGCTCCGCGGCGCGATCGAGGGCTACCCCGTGTCCCATCTGAACCTGCGCGCGAACCTCGAGTTCCTGGCGAAGCCGGACCGGCGGTTCCTGCAGACGTTCGTTCCCACGGCGGTCCTTTCCGAGCGGCCGAGCACCGTGCTCACCAATTGGGCCGGTTTCGGTGCGTACGACATCACTTTCGACGGAAACCGTCCGAGGTTCTTTTCGCCGCGCGGCGATATGGCGTTCCCCTGGATGGGGCTGCTCAGCGAGGGACCGGACCGTGCCGGGCTGATCTGCACGATCGGGGTCCCGGAGTACCTGGCCGCCCGGCTTCGGACACCCGGGGCGGGAGCCGCGATGCACCGCTATCGCGCGGATCACGACGCGGTTTCCCCGTTGGTACCGCATGCGCTGTGA